The genomic stretch GCAGCGATCGGCATTATTGGCGGTAGCGGGCTCTATCAAATGGACGCCCTCACCAATCTCCAAGAGATCCACATAGAAACTCCCTTTGGAGCCCCTTCCGACGCGATCCGAGTTGGCACCCTCGACCAGACCCCTGTGGCCTTCCTAGCCCGCCATGGCCGCCACCATCACCTACTGCCCTCAGAACTGCCGTTTCGCGCCAATATCTACGCCATGAAACAGCTGGGGGTCGAGTACCTAATCTCGGCATCAGCAGTGGGCTCTTTGCAAGCCGATATGAAACCCCTGGATATGGTGCTCCCAGATCAATTCATCGATCGCACCAAAAATCGAGCATCCACCTTTTTTGGCGATGGTATTGTGGCCCATGTGGCCTTTGCCGACCCCATTTGCCCGAAGCTTTCCCAGGTGTTGGCAGAAGCGATCGCCAGTCTGCAGCTTGATCACGTCACCCTCCATCAAGGCGGCACCTATGTCTGCATGGAAGGCCCCGCCTTTTCCACCAAGGCAGAATCCAATCTCTATCGCAGTTGGGGCGCGTCGGTGATTGGCATGACCAACCTACCAGAAGCCAAGCTGGCCCGCGAGGCCGAGATTGCCTACGCCACCCTGGCCTTGGTCACCGACTACGACTGCTGGCATCCCGACCACGACAGCGTCACCGTGGATATGGTGATCGGTAATTTAACCAAAAATGCCCAGAATGCCCAGCGGGTGATTCAAGAAACCGTGCGGCGGTTAGCGCACCATCCCCCCGGATCAGAGGCTCACTCCGCCTTAAAGTACGCCATTCTCACGCCCTTAGACCATGCTCCAGAATCCGCCAAGCAACGCCTAGGGCTGCTGCTGGACAAGTATTTGTAGACTGGTACTGCAAGCCAGAAGAACGAAGATAGAAGAACGAAAAGGACGTCCAGGACGCACGAGGGTTCTCACCTTAGCAACTAGGTGGGTTACTTTTGCCTCGGAGTACTAGCGCAGCGGAGGAGGCGATCGCCCTCTAAATCTCTCCACTTAACCGATCTAGCCCAAGGTCTAAGGCAGAGCCGGTCAGGAAAATAACCATTTCATCACAAACACGATAAAAGTCGTAGGTAGACGGATGGCGAATTTTCGATAGTTTGCCCTAAGATCAATGATCAACTGGCCTGCCAACTTGGCAAGCATGGAACATTGTTGAGGAAATGCCCGTGAGTCCAGAAACCCTTGTGCCATCGCTCGGCACAGCCCCGACGTCCTTTACGCCGGATGACTTCGATCAATATGTCATGTCCACCTACGGGCGCTTTCCATTGGCCCTAGAG from Candidatus Obscuribacterales bacterium encodes the following:
- a CDS encoding S-methyl-5'-thioadenosine phosphorylase yields the protein MTLQPNHSTQEATMVRAAIGIIGGSGLYQMDALTNLQEIHIETPFGAPSDAIRVGTLDQTPVAFLARHGRHHHLLPSELPFRANIYAMKQLGVEYLISASAVGSLQADMKPLDMVLPDQFIDRTKNRASTFFGDGIVAHVAFADPICPKLSQVLAEAIASLQLDHVTLHQGGTYVCMEGPAFSTKAESNLYRSWGASVIGMTNLPEAKLAREAEIAYATLALVTDYDCWHPDHDSVTVDMVIGNLTKNAQNAQRVIQETVRRLAHHPPGSEAHSALKYAILTPLDHAPESAKQRLGLLLDKYL